Within the Bacteroidia bacterium genome, the region AGCTTTCCTTTTAGAAATACGCAAAAAAAGAGCCTCGCTTTCATGCGAGACTCTTTTAAAAAAACGGGTTTCTTATTAATCCTTTTTTGATTGGATTAGATTACCATTTGAATCAATCACCAATTTCAAATCATTCACTTCGATTTTATAAGTTGTTGTATTATCAATATCAACCACTTTAGAAGCATCTGAAATTTTCTTTCCTGGATAATTTCTATTCGCATAATCTTTTACCGTTTGAGGAAGCTCAATAACCGAAATTTTAGTTTCCGTTTTTACAAGCGTTCCAGACGCAGAAAAAGTGACTTTAATTTTCTTTTTTGTTTGCTCGAAACAGGCATCATAATTACTTCCATCTTTCTCCCATTTTTCCACCTTATTGCTTGGATAAAGAGAAACAAATTTATCTTTCACAGCGGATGGGACGTCTTTTTCTTGGCATTTTTGAGCTGAAGCAAGACTTACAATAGAAGTCATCGCTAAAAATAATAACATTTTTTTCATTTTTCTTTTTTTGGATTTGTAACTTAATTATTACACGGCAAAAATAAATAGATTGAACTTGGTGAATGTTATATAAATACCTAAACAATTTACATAATTCACACGTTAGTTAATGAGGAATAAATTAGGAAAGAATTTTCCTGTTTTTTAGAAAGAGGTTGGTACAAATAAAAAAGCCGGACTTCTCCAATTTTGAAGAGAAGTCCGGCTTAGTACCCTACGGATTTGGATTATCGAACTTAATAGATGATTTTCAGTCACTTAGAAACCTGATGAATTCTCGTAATTGGAAATCGGTCTTTTAATTCAAAAAATGACCACTTTAATCTCTTTGAAGTTTTAGACTTTTTCTACTCTAATTGCAAGATTAGCGTTAAGTAATTACTTCGTCCACGAAATCGTGAACAAGCCTAAATAGTGTACGTATTTGGAATTCTATTTAATGTTCACTATATTTGCACGTTCACGAAATCGTGAACGAGACAGATAGAACGAAAATGAAAGAACACAATATAGCAACAACAGCTTTGGAAAACCTCCAAAGAACTGCCAAAATAAAAGGCAAGTGGAAGCCTA harbors:
- a CDS encoding PepSY-like domain-containing protein, coding for MKKMLLFLAMTSIVSLASAQKCQEKDVPSAVKDKFVSLYPSNKVEKWEKDGSNYDACFEQTKKKIKVTFSASGTLVKTETKISVIELPQTVKDYANRNYPGKKISDASKVVDIDNTTTYKIEVNDLKLVIDSNGNLIQSKKD